The nucleotide window ggatgacgtcccgaagacctccataaacaggaacccatatccttccatttaatctcagaattccgtctttgccataggataactgttcttcagttactcccagcttttcgttaggatagttagcttctgacacagcttccttctgtgcagctaacaatctttcattcagactgttcttgatttcaatgctcttggcattgatccttattggtttcactctttcttttctgctcaaggcatctgcgactatgttggcttttcctggatggtatcttatttcacagtcataatcgtttcagagtttccatccaacgtcgtgTAACGCCCATAAATTTTCTAAACAATCTTATTATGATTTGCGGAATGTAGGCCCATTTGTATTTAGCTTCAATTTCTAGAAACAACTATAGTGTCATGACTTTCGTTTGATAGTTACCATCATTTAGAAACTTACATATTCCATtccaatttttataaaatttcggcatgacccgttcgtattaCGGATAACCGTTACGGTAACAAAACCTGTTTACAATCCATTTTACAACTCTAAACTTGAACATAAACAAAACAAGACACTACGTCTGACTCATGAAGCTTACACGATTTAAAACTACCGAATGCCGTAAAAGGCAAGTAAAACATGACGACCCGTCTAAGTCGGCGATATAACCTGACGGATGGATGAACTGACATTGCTTACTCGATCTCAGATTTGTCACCAAACCTTGTTCCATTCATCAGTCCGCGAACCTCTAGTTCCCATTATACCTGAAACCCAACATGCATGTTATGagttctatatataatatatattagatAACTCAAATAGGTGGATTCTGACCTATATTTTTCACAAACTTCCAACGAACTCGACTCCTTTAATTTCATAGTCCACTATCGCTTCCAACTTGTGAATCAACCTCCAATAGAATTCACAATCAAGCCACCTGTGATAAAAATCCCATTCAACTATTAGACCATTAATATTCATTTCTAACAAATCCAAAGATTTCATTAATGCTTTACTTAACCAGAATCCAAATCTTCTTCATTCATGTGGATCAAGTGACCCAAATCACTTGCTTACCCCAAGTTAAATAATTTGAGACAATAGTTTAACCAGTTACCACTGTAATCTAATCCACTTACTAAATAAACATCATGGTTATGATATTTGTACACAACTTGGAATCATGTGCATATGTACTTATTTAATTCAAAGCATCCCATTTATTAAGATTGTGGTTTGGAAGCCACGTACTAATTTGACTTTTAATAAGTCAACAACCCTTTATTAGATTAACCGTTATCAACACATTTAAAATGCTACCCTTAGTAAAAAAAACATCATAATCACTGGGCAAGTCATGTACCCATGACTTGAATTCATCTTACCAATTAAATAGTTTCAAATCTATAATACAGATACTTACCATACTCATGGGTTATGATTCCCTTGTCCACGGTATTCTCCTATGAATACCTCCAATTTAACATTTCATACTTTAATATTCTCATATAAGTTCCATATTAAAGCACAAGATGTTCTACGTATACAAGTACAAGAACCTGCAAACAATAAATCTATATTCCTGCATACAACTATTAAGTGCCAGAAGCACTTACCTTGACCCGTAAGTAGTTGATACGTATTCCATATGTCCGTCCCGTTGCCTACCAAGTTCGCGCCCAGAATGGCATGTACCTGTCCTTTCATGTCCACGTTTACATGTCATTATTACCAAACGTTATAACTCATATTATCAATTACTTTATTCATACATCGAGAAATTCTACACATGGTTCTATATACCACATACGTGTGTTATAGTACACATTCCAccatatattaaattaaatacattCATACATGCATAATTACCAATGATTACATAAGAATACATACAATTTACAATTCATAATGCCATAGACCATTACTAGTAGGTTCAACTACCTTTACTTAGAACAATTTCGTCATTTCATTCTAGTTAAGTAATCATTTAAGTATCATCCGGAGATATCATACAACATCACATTTCATGTCTATTACCATAAGATAGCATACAATTTCATCTAGTAGGATAAAATTGGCTTTTCATTAACACTTGGTGTGCACAAAATCATTTAAACAcaatgtacaagtattttatACATAGTCTTCCTAGTTCTTGCATAAAATCATGTTTCATGCATTCCAAGATAATTCAAATAGCAAGAATACATATTCGATATGCTCATGCAACATACTAAACCAAGATTTGGACATGGGTTTTCACTCATGTCGCCATCTTCATCACCCTCTCTAAGGTTTCACCTCAATCCACCAAATAATGAGTTACCGAGAAATAGTTTAGAACTTCATCCCCGATATTATTTGTACGTCTCATAACATTAAATATTACCGAGTCAACATTTGTATGGGGTCATACCTTTGCGGACACGCTGTCCTAAACCGGTTTGTAAGAAAATCATGTAACGAAATGCGACACAAACTTGTCGAGCCCATAACTTGGTCATCCGGACTCCGATCTGGGTGATTCAGGTGTCCATGGAACCCTATTTTCAAGATCTAAACATAACACTTGTTGTTTCAGCTGGAAACAGTTGCTATTGTTGCTGGAAAGACCAAACAGCCGCCGGAAACCCTTCCAGCAAGCTGTTCTGTTCAGGGCAGTAAATATCTGACCTCCAAGCCTCTAAATGACGATCCCAACGGTCAAAATCTTTGTATATATGTGTAGAAGACTCGATCCAAATTTGAGCTCGATCCAACGGTTAGATCTTCGGGAATCATCTGATCTTTGCTGCTATAAACTTCAAAAACGGGATTTCTCCCTTCTCTCTCTTCCTTAGCTCCCAAAACCGAAAATTATCAATGTGAGGGAGTTGGAGGCGGCCCTAACATGTTTTAGGGTATTAAAGTTTGCCACTTATCACACTTGGTCCCTCTTAGTTCAATAGTTTTGACATTTTCAACCCGAAACTTCTAGATTTGCATAAAACGAGCGTTTCTTGAGATGTTTTGTACGAGTCTCTTTAAATGTGTATTCACACTTTTGACAAACACTTCTCTAAAAAATAAGCCATTTTATTTTTGTCATGATTTAATCCGGAACCTAATGCAGCACGTCAAGACTTAGAAATTGGGGTGTTACATTTAATCTTTCCATTCATTACAATTTAAGCCCTCATGTTTGGATGTTTATATTATTATGGCCAAAATGCATTCTTTTAGGTTAAAATCCTATTTACCCCTTTAACAATGTTCATAATTCTACTTACCATTCTAACGACAATTACATTCATAATTACTTATTTCGTCATATTTTCATATACgacttttggggtgttacaagtctaccccccttaaaagaggtttcgtccccgaaaccttgctCATTCCTACTTGGACAATTCTACCTTTAATCCATTCATCTCTTCATTCATGATGCTCATTACATTCCAAAAACACTTGCGACTTATATAAGGGGTGGGTTTCATTTTCAACCATAAGTGGATATCTTGTTCTCACTCTATGAGTCAGGCATTGAACTTTCATGCATCTACCATTCGTAGTGGGTCATACTATTTCAAACTCACTCGTATAATAAAGAAAATATTACATTCTAACATTTGTCCTACCAATACGTATTGTGGTTTTGAACTCGGTGTTCTATCTTTATAAACCTTTCTAGGCACTTCCGTTAACATATAATAATTTGGACCATTTACTTACTCAATCTTTTTACCTGCATTCATTTTGAATTTAACGCTATCACAGGATAGTTATTATTATTCCATTCCTGCTTATCTAGGGCAACCGCTACATTCCATTACTAACGTTGCTCCTAatttctttcatatcttcataagAGGTGAGCATATACTAATACACATTACTATAGACATTCGAATATTAATACACTAACATAACTATCATTTTCATACTCCCTTACCCATACTCGTCACGTGGTTTAGACATTAAGCTACATTTCTACCATCACTTAAACTACTTACAACTTTATGTCTAACCTCAGATTTAATCATTTGCATTACTTTATTATACTAATCTGGTATGTCGTGCGAGGGCACCATACGAGCATTAACCAATTAGTCCAAATTTTCATTCAAGGCCTTTAGATCTTCCTCTTAACGACATAAGTACTTCCTTAGGTTGACCATTACAAGTCGATTATTTCATACCATACCATAATTAACCTACCATTTATTTCACTCACATGTACCAATAAATTTACAGATTCTTGGTTATCAATAAGGAAttaaacattttactaacctcgcCTTCATTGCGTAGATCAGTGATCCGGGAGCCGGATCGTTCCGCTTCTTTACAGGTACCTTCCGTACCAGAATTTGGTCTCATTCATTCGTGAAATATGCTCTCACTCGTGAGCATCCTTCCAACAgctttattactatcattatacTAATAATTTCATCATTCGTATCTGTAAAAGTTAACGGTTAGCACATAACTTTTCATATTTGCATTCCACATAGTGTTTGTTCGCCTATGACTATTTCACAATTTCTTACGTACATGTTTTAAACATATCGCATTCCATTTCTTGCATACAGTCTTTTCATTTTATTGGTTATTTCATCAACCTTTGCAGGTCAAACTGGCACTTCTTACTTATCGCAAACGTATCGAAGTACACGTTCATCCTTTTTTTCCATTCATGCATACTTGTAAAGACTGCATTACATTATTTCAGTATCCTTGTCAAAACCTACCCTTCCCATCCACTCTTAAGTTATTGTCTAAGTCGTAACCCGTCATTCATTCTTACCCTCAAGAGTCATTTAGTAATATGTATAATACGTAACATGTTTCAAAGTTTCTTTCTTCCAACTAAATTTCGCTACAACAACCATTTTCAACGGTTATACTCACTTATTTAGGGGGGGcaaaaattttctttctattttTCTATCACTTGCCTTCTTAATTTTTATTTCACTCCGTTTGACTTTTTGGAAGTTTAATTTGTAAATACATCCTTACATATACGTATTAGTTATCTTAATCTGACACATCACTCTCTAGTCGAGCCAAAAAAATCCTATTAAAAGCATAACCTTTATACATACCTGGCGCAAGTCAAATCCATTGACTCATTATCCATGCCTTGCGTTGACTATTTCCTTCCAATTTGTGACATCACATGACCATACATTATGCTCACCTACAAATATATGACTTGACCATTTTAAACATTAAATACCGGGTACAAATGGCAAGCACCATTTGACCCGCATAACTCATTTGTCCCTCTTAACCATCTTGCACACAACGCATTtgcataattatatttatatatagtaaaaagttttattaaaataattaccTCTTCGGTCCGCATTTACTTACGAATTCGGACTTTTCATTCCACTTTCCATTcctttctatgttttgaatccatCTCACGGATTCAAACATCTCATTCATATTCGTCACtccttctatgttttgaatccgtctcgcggattctaacatatcattcattctttcattctttcatatttcgaatccgtctcgaagattctaacatatcattcatgctttcattcctttcatgattcgaatccgtctcgcggattctagcaTATTATTCATACTTTCTCATtccttctatgttttgaatccgtctcgcggattcaaacatatcattcatacttctCTTTCGTGCTTGGTACTTTCAATTTCTTGAGAGTCTTACATTTCCTTtcaccctcacgtccacctactccctaattctaacggacatacctgtaacaattaccacggtctcacgaacgtcatatgtttcttgtgtactggccaggtacacaatccacatactagtttcgtgtcttcgtgtgatcgtcaccttatgtccgaagaattaggtttcggcacgtgtgacattttcaaaacttcattaccattctattattatttttcatttaaaattttTCCTTAACTTGACATTACCAGTTCATGCGTCCACATGTTAAATTTACGTACCTGGGACCAATTTATCTTGTAACGTGCCTTgatgccggtcctagaccgcattcacgggTCGTCCTCTCCAAGCAattatgcttaccttacacataacatactattagtttccttcaaatacataCTTAAGTACATACTTACCTTTGCCTGTacccttagatcttgatcgagtctcggATTCTATGGGTTCCTTGTCAtaagagcacacaagtttgaaTTCAAGTATTTTACCTTCTCatacttgatttccctcaaaccagggctctgataccaacttgtaacgcccatAAATTTTCTAAACAATCTTACTATGATTTGCGGAATGTAGGCCCATTTGTATTTAGCTTCAATTTCTAGAAACAATTATAGTGTCATGACTTTCGTTTGATAGTTACCATCATTTAAAAACTTACATATTCCATtccaatttttataaaatttcggcAAGACCCGTTCGTATTACGGATAACCGTTACGGTAATAAAACCTGTTTACAATCCATTTTACAACTCTAAACTTGAACATAAACAAAACAAGACACTACGTCTGACTCATGAAGCTTACACGATTTAAAACTACCGAATGCCGTAAAAGGCAAGTAAAACATGACGATATAACCTGACGGATGGATGAACTGACATTGCTTACTCGATTTCAGATTTGTCACCAAACCTTGTTCCATTCATCACTCCGCGAACCTCTAGTTCCCATTATACCTGAAACCCAACATGCACGTTATGagttctatatataatat belongs to Helianthus annuus cultivar XRQ/B chromosome 5, HanXRQr2.0-SUNRISE, whole genome shotgun sequence and includes:
- the LOC110941660 gene encoding uncharacterized protein LOC110941660 isoform X1; translated protein: MTKLWARQVCVAFRYMIFLQTGLGQRVRKGTCHSGRELGRQRDGHMEYVSTTYGSRWLDCEFYWRLIHKLEAIVDYEIKGVEFVGSIMGTRGSRTDEWNKVW
- the LOC110941660 gene encoding uncharacterized protein LOC110941660 isoform X2, whose protein sequence is MGSTSLCRISLHDFLTNRFRTACPQRTGTCHSGRELGRQRDGHMEYVSTTYGSRWLDCEFYWRLIHKLEAIVDYEIKGVEFVGSIMGTRGSRTDEWNKVW
- the LOC110941660 gene encoding uncharacterized protein LOC110941660 isoform X3 produces the protein MTKLWARQVCVAFRYMIFLQTGLGQRVRKGTCHSGRELGRQRDGHMEYVSTTYGSRWLDCEFYWRLIHKLEAIVDYEIKGVEFVGSLYNGN